AGATGGAATTTAGAGTAGGTCGTGGACGTGGATATGTTCCGGCTGAAGAAATGGCGTCTGATTTTGAAGATGATATCAATTTGTTACCCATTGATGCTATTTTTACTCCGATCAAATCCGTTCAGTTCGATGTCGAAAATGTTCGGGTTGGACAAAGAACAGACTATGAGAAGCTTGTAATGAATGTAACTACAGATGGTTCATTGAATGCCAAAGAGGCATTGACCATTTCTGGTAAGATTCTGAAAGAGCATATTGAGAAGTTTATTACCGAAAAAATTGAAGAACCATTTACTCAGGAAGAAGAAGAGGTAGATGCAGAGAAGCAACGAATTGCAAATCTTCTGAAAACCAGTATCGAAGATCTGAACCTGAGTGTTCGGGCTTATAACTGCCTGAAGTCAGCTAATATTAATACTATTGCTGAATTGGTATCCAGGGATGAACAGGATTTATTGAAATTCCGAAACTTTGGTAAGAAATCTCTTTCTGAACTGGTTGAAGTAATTGAAGAAAAAAATCTTGAATTTGGAATGGATGTTTCCAAATACATTGACAAATAAGAGGAATTTATTATGCGGCATCAAGTAAAAGGCAAAAAACTTAGCAGAAGTACGCCACACAGAAAGGCCACATTACAGGCACTTAGTGTTGCTTTGATTAAAGAGCACAGAATTAAAACTACTGTGGCAAAGGCAAAAGAACTGAGAACGTTTATTGAGCCATTGATTACGACTGCCAAAGTTGATAATACTCATAACAGACGAAAGGCCTTTTCATCCTTACAGAGTAAAGAAGCTGTTACGGCACTGTTTGAAACAGTTGGGCCGGCAGCCAAGGATCGCCCAGGAGGGTATACTCGGGTTTTAAAACTTGGATATCGATTAGGGGATTCTGCGGAGATGGCCGTTATCGAGCTTGTTGACTTTAATGATATTAAACCCGAGACAAAAAGCTCGAAGAAGAAAAGAACAAG
This sequence is a window from Rhodohalobacter sp. 614A. Protein-coding genes within it:
- the rplQ gene encoding 50S ribosomal protein L17; its protein translation is MRHQVKGKKLSRSTPHRKATLQALSVALIKEHRIKTTVAKAKELRTFIEPLITTAKVDNTHNRRKAFSSLQSKEAVTALFETVGPAAKDRPGGYTRVLKLGYRLGDSAEMAVIELVDFNDIKPETKSSKKKRTRRAGKSNKPTSASESSTTTTKSDDADTEETKSKKSAETAEVEAKEQSTSESSEDTSSEEKEDK
- a CDS encoding DNA-directed RNA polymerase subunit alpha, translating into MNNYSLQMPESLEVEKDSGNFGTFILQPLERGFGVTIGNSFRRVLLSSLPGLAITAVRINGVEHEYSSIDGVKEDVYEIILNLKQVRFKQVEQSGGVINLTKEGPGNLTAADIGEATADFEILNPDQLIATLSEDVKLEMEFRVGRGRGYVPAEEMASDFEDDINLLPIDAIFTPIKSVQFDVENVRVGQRTDYEKLVMNVTTDGSLNAKEALTISGKILKEHIEKFITEKIEEPFTQEEEEVDAEKQRIANLLKTSIEDLNLSVRAYNCLKSANINTIAELVSRDEQDLLKFRNFGKKSLSELVEVIEEKNLEFGMDVSKYIDK